Proteins from a single region of Bdellovibrio bacteriovorus HD100:
- a CDS encoding S1 family peptidase, producing the protein MKKCFLIFLFLLSACAPALQEPVTEHLLQEDLDSAIVGGRRVRANDPRANWVVMVRGTKGFFLFKGSGICTGAFITEDIVLTAAHCVTEKGATYEVAYGLSPLEEKRKVIKIDKVLVHEDYAPSTESLNPNDIALIKIRGTKPARLKVLGLQVEPPLEQPTTFLAIGYGNTAAGPKINERGILHSTPTIITDINDTHLIGNQRNGIGICQGDSGGPLLKADEKGEPAIIGITHATFRYKGDPVNSNECYNRAAYVNIAHQMAWIQKNVALISDEPLK; encoded by the coding sequence GTGAAAAAGTGTTTTCTGATTTTTCTGTTCTTATTAAGTGCCTGTGCGCCGGCTTTGCAAGAGCCGGTGACCGAGCATTTGCTTCAGGAAGATCTGGATTCTGCTATTGTCGGTGGCCGTCGCGTACGAGCGAATGATCCCCGTGCAAACTGGGTGGTGATGGTCCGCGGGACCAAAGGATTCTTTTTATTCAAAGGATCCGGCATCTGTACCGGTGCCTTTATCACAGAGGACATCGTACTGACTGCGGCTCACTGCGTGACCGAAAAAGGTGCCACTTATGAGGTTGCCTATGGCTTAAGCCCCCTGGAGGAAAAGCGCAAGGTGATCAAAATCGACAAAGTGCTGGTGCACGAAGACTATGCACCATCCACAGAGTCCCTCAATCCCAACGACATTGCTCTGATCAAGATCCGCGGCACCAAACCGGCCCGCTTGAAGGTGCTGGGTCTGCAAGTGGAACCACCGCTGGAGCAGCCCACGACATTTTTAGCCATCGGCTATGGCAACACCGCGGCCGGCCCCAAGATCAACGAGCGTGGAATACTGCATTCCACCCCGACGATCATCACCGATATCAATGACACCCACCTGATTGGAAATCAAAGAAACGGAATCGGGATTTGCCAGGGAGATTCTGGCGGACCGCTGCTTAAGGCGGACGAAAAGGGCGAACCGGCCATCATTGGCATCACCCACGCGACCTTCCGGTACAAGGGGGACCCGGTCAATTCCAACGAGTGTTACAATCGGGCGGCCTATGTCAATATCGCCCATCAAATGGCCTGGATTCAGAAAAACGTGGCCCTTATTTCAGACGAGCCTCTGAAATAA
- a CDS encoding inorganic diphosphatase gives MNPWHDLSPGEKAPEVVTALIEIPAGSKTKFELDKVSGLLKVDRVLYSSVHYPANYGFIPRTYCGDHDPLDILVLGQAQVYPLSIMRARPVGCMRMLDQGEMDDKVIAVHEDDPEMAHIHSIKDLAPHQLKEIRNFFEIYKGLENKKVEVEGFHDLPETLKIIKEAFDLYKQERTTLLKQSESGHD, from the coding sequence ATGAATCCCTGGCATGATTTGAGTCCCGGAGAAAAAGCTCCGGAAGTGGTGACCGCGCTGATTGAAATTCCCGCAGGATCCAAAACCAAGTTCGAGCTGGACAAGGTTTCAGGCCTTCTGAAAGTGGACCGGGTGCTTTACAGCTCGGTTCACTATCCTGCCAACTATGGTTTTATTCCGCGCACTTATTGTGGTGATCATGACCCGCTGGACATTCTGGTGTTGGGTCAGGCCCAAGTGTATCCGCTCAGTATTATGCGGGCCCGTCCGGTGGGTTGCATGCGCATGCTCGATCAGGGCGAGATGGACGACAAGGTCATTGCGGTTCATGAAGATGATCCCGAGATGGCGCACATCCATTCCATCAAGGATCTGGCGCCGCACCAGTTGAAAGAAATCCGCAACTTCTTTGAAATCTACAAGGGTCTTGAAAACAAAAAGGTCGAAGTCGAAGGCTTCCACGATCTGCCGGAAACCCTGAAGATCATCAAAGAGGCCTTTGATCTGTACAAACAGGAACGAACGACGCTGTTGAAGCAGTCTGAAAGCGGCCATGATTAA
- a CDS encoding chemotaxis protein CheA, with protein sequence MSDENKPQDSQEVDLSAFIDFEQVEEVSRAFFEESKEILEDLDNLILKLENNPEDQDQVNVLFRKIHTIKGSVGAVPGGQLLGSLSHEFEALLTRIKRESRPVTKNCIDLFLKSSRILKVLAQSLRDKREVYPEELSEAIEIISAYGVFEFGDESSPRANRPAASRAVSSSDDEGVWLSVKQMNELLRLSGELLVLKNFFQMMNQTVNFRVQPEVFERRQSDFAQNLGKISDQFQSQVQSVRKEKAGDSLSGLPLLVRQASTELNKSVHLEFTGSDLLIDKGLGKDLYECLVHLVRNSIDHGIEDQFERAVQGKPTIGLLNLEVLEKNGAVHVIFKDDGKGLDRERILQRAIKNALVTEEAAKSLADEQIYKFIFHAGFSTKEKVTTISGRGVGMDIVLSTVERYKGRIQIDNNPGAGATFHLEIPIPQHIMVESALLCAWSHFQLAVPLTSVAHITSCDELQVTTVDHLRYCQFSGMTVPLLNYSEILNLRTSVSDEVVRNSSAVFIRMKEAVFALLVDRIDAQTDLVVKSFGTMIGEQKGFKGISILADEKVTYIVDPEKMMALMMFDQQKHEEAA encoded by the coding sequence ATGTCGGACGAAAACAAACCCCAGGACAGCCAAGAGGTGGATCTTTCTGCCTTTATCGACTTTGAACAGGTCGAAGAGGTGTCCCGTGCGTTCTTCGAAGAGTCCAAAGAGATTCTGGAAGATCTCGACAACCTGATTCTCAAGCTGGAAAACAATCCGGAAGATCAGGATCAGGTGAATGTGCTTTTCCGGAAAATTCACACCATCAAAGGCAGCGTCGGCGCCGTTCCCGGCGGTCAGTTGTTGGGCTCTTTGTCACATGAATTTGAAGCCCTGCTCACCCGGATCAAACGGGAATCCCGTCCGGTCACCAAAAACTGCATTGATCTGTTCCTGAAAAGCTCCCGCATACTGAAGGTTCTTGCGCAAAGCCTCCGCGACAAGCGCGAAGTCTATCCGGAAGAACTCAGTGAAGCCATTGAGATTATCTCTGCCTATGGAGTCTTTGAATTCGGCGATGAATCCTCGCCGCGGGCGAATCGACCTGCAGCCAGTCGGGCGGTGTCTTCGTCAGACGACGAAGGCGTGTGGTTGAGTGTAAAACAGATGAACGAGCTTTTACGGTTGTCCGGCGAACTGCTGGTGCTTAAAAACTTTTTCCAGATGATGAATCAGACGGTGAACTTCCGGGTTCAGCCCGAGGTCTTTGAACGCCGTCAAAGCGATTTTGCCCAGAATCTGGGGAAGATCAGTGACCAGTTCCAAAGCCAGGTGCAGAGTGTGCGCAAGGAAAAAGCCGGAGACAGTCTTTCCGGTTTGCCGCTGCTGGTGCGTCAGGCTTCCACCGAATTGAACAAAAGTGTTCATCTGGAATTCACGGGATCGGATCTTCTGATCGACAAGGGACTTGGGAAAGACCTCTATGAATGTCTTGTGCATCTGGTGCGAAACTCCATCGATCACGGGATCGAGGATCAGTTTGAGCGCGCCGTGCAGGGAAAACCCACGATTGGTTTGCTGAATCTGGAAGTGCTGGAAAAGAACGGCGCTGTGCATGTGATCTTTAAAGATGACGGCAAAGGTCTGGATCGCGAGCGCATTCTTCAACGCGCCATTAAAAATGCCCTGGTGACGGAAGAAGCCGCAAAGAGTCTTGCGGATGAGCAGATTTACAAATTTATCTTCCACGCCGGCTTCTCGACCAAAGAGAAAGTCACGACCATTTCCGGTCGTGGAGTCGGTATGGATATTGTTCTGTCCACGGTGGAAAGATACAAAGGGCGCATTCAGATTGACAACAATCCGGGAGCCGGTGCGACTTTCCATCTGGAAATTCCGATCCCCCAGCATATTATGGTCGAAAGTGCGTTGCTCTGTGCGTGGAGTCACTTCCAGCTGGCAGTGCCATTGACGTCGGTGGCGCACATCACTTCCTGTGATGAACTGCAGGTCACCACGGTGGATCATCTGCGCTATTGCCAGTTCAGCGGCATGACGGTGCCGCTTCTGAACTATAGTGAGATTCTGAATCTGCGCACTTCGGTCTCCGACGAGGTTGTTCGCAACTCATCGGCAGTCTTTATTCGTATGAAAGAGGCGGTCTTTGCCCTGCTGGTGGATCGTATCGATGCGCAGACCGACCTGGTCGTAAAGTCCTTTGGCACTATGATCGGCGAGCAAAAAGGTTTCAAGGGCATTTCCATCCTGGCAGATGAAAAAGTGACTTATATTGTGGATCCGGAAAAAATGATGGCTTTGATGATGTTTGACCAGCAGAAGCACGAGGAGGCCGCATGA
- a CDS encoding HIT family protein has protein sequence MASVFTKIINGEFPCYKIYEDDSILSFLALDQVNLGHTLVISKEEINHWTEVPSETYAHLHKVSQKIGKAILKASGSPRVGQIVAGFEVPHYHLHLIPAWSIPDLDFKRAQRRSDAEMKQIQSEIIKHLEAMK, from the coding sequence ATGGCTTCAGTTTTCACCAAAATTATTAACGGCGAATTTCCCTGCTATAAAATTTATGAAGACGACAGCATCCTGTCCTTCCTGGCGCTGGATCAGGTCAATTTGGGACATACGCTGGTGATCAGCAAAGAAGAAATCAATCATTGGACAGAAGTGCCGTCTGAAACCTACGCTCATCTTCACAAAGTTTCCCAGAAGATCGGAAAAGCCATTTTGAAGGCGTCAGGTTCCCCGCGTGTGGGACAGATTGTCGCAGGCTTTGAGGTTCCGCACTATCATCTGCACCTGATCCCGGCATGGTCCATTCCTGATCTGGATTTCAAACGCGCCCAGCGCCGTTCCGATGCCGAGATGAAACAGATCCAGTCTGAAATCATCAAACACCTGGAAGCGATGAAATAA
- a CDS encoding citrate synthase, with product MAEVNIYEGALDKGLEGVVACTTKVSFIVGDSLNFRGYTIDDLAANSTFEEVTYLLWNDKLPNAQELAAFSTQLRNEMALSPDFIKVLKAIPTNVHPMGWLRTAVSLMAHWDSDANDNGAEANLRKSVRLTAKMGTLLCAFDAIRKGKEPVAPKADKSMAWNMMYMLGGGAEPKAEHVKVMDTCLILHADHELNCSAFATRVTASSLSDLHSAIVSAIGALKGPLHGGANEQVILMLQKIGTMEKAQQFVKDALAAKEKVMGIGHRVYKNGDPRARILRGMSDKLTKDAGIHHMYEMSTLIDDTMFNEKGLMPNVDFYSATVYFSMGIPTDLFTPIFAASRISGWCAHAFEQYANNRIYRPRGKWAGKEGLKWTPANQR from the coding sequence ATGGCTGAAGTAAATATCTATGAAGGCGCCTTGGACAAGGGTTTGGAAGGCGTTGTTGCATGTACGACGAAAGTGTCTTTTATCGTCGGTGATTCTCTAAATTTCCGTGGTTACACGATCGATGATCTTGCTGCGAATTCCACTTTTGAGGAAGTAACTTATCTTCTTTGGAACGACAAACTTCCAAATGCTCAAGAGCTGGCGGCATTCTCCACTCAACTTCGCAATGAAATGGCTTTGAGCCCTGATTTCATCAAAGTTTTGAAAGCAATCCCTACCAACGTTCACCCAATGGGTTGGTTGCGTACGGCTGTTTCTTTGATGGCTCACTGGGATTCTGATGCCAACGACAACGGCGCTGAAGCAAACTTGCGCAAGTCTGTTCGTTTGACTGCGAAAATGGGAACTCTTCTTTGTGCATTCGATGCCATCCGCAAAGGCAAAGAGCCTGTAGCTCCTAAAGCTGACAAATCCATGGCTTGGAACATGATGTACATGCTGGGCGGCGGAGCTGAGCCAAAAGCTGAGCACGTAAAAGTGATGGACACGTGCTTGATCCTTCACGCTGACCACGAGCTGAACTGCTCTGCGTTCGCAACTCGCGTAACCGCTTCTTCTTTGTCTGACCTTCACTCTGCAATCGTTTCTGCTATTGGCGCGTTGAAAGGTCCTTTGCACGGTGGTGCGAACGAACAAGTGATCCTGATGCTGCAAAAAATCGGCACGATGGAAAAAGCTCAGCAGTTCGTTAAAGACGCTTTGGCTGCAAAAGAAAAAGTTATGGGTATCGGTCACCGCGTTTACAAAAACGGCGACCCTCGCGCTCGTATCCTGCGTGGCATGTCCGACAAGCTGACTAAAGATGCTGGCATCCACCACATGTATGAAATGTCCACTTTGATCGACGACACCATGTTCAACGAAAAAGGCTTGATGCCGAACGTGGACTTCTACTCTGCAACTGTTTACTTCTCTATGGGCATCCCGACAGATCTGTTCACGCCGATCTTCGCGGCTTCCCGTATTTCCGGCTGGTGCGCACACGCCTTCGAGCAGTACGCAAACAACCGTATCTACCGTCCTCGTGGCAAATGGGCAGGCAAAGAGGGTCTGAAATGGACTCCAGCCAACCAACGCTAA
- a CDS encoding response regulator transcription factor — MSTIFLLEDDPVIGKAVQLQLELENYKVEWVQTLADAKRQSAECKADLYLLDINLPDGSGMDFCNWLRAQDQKNPVIFLTARTDEESVVQGFDQGANDYVRKPFSQRELIARIRNQLADNKATLELVRFAGLTLIKNQQVLKNGEALINLNRREFEILTTFFEHPETIVTREQLIERLASGEEIFDRTVDSHISHIRSKLTKNGVTMVKINSVYGQGYRLEKAV, encoded by the coding sequence ATGAGCACTATTTTTCTGCTTGAAGATGACCCAGTAATTGGCAAAGCCGTCCAACTGCAGTTGGAACTCGAAAACTATAAAGTAGAGTGGGTGCAAACCCTTGCTGATGCCAAACGCCAAAGCGCAGAATGCAAAGCAGATCTTTATCTTTTGGACATCAACCTTCCCGATGGCAGCGGGATGGATTTCTGCAACTGGTTGCGCGCCCAAGACCAGAAAAATCCCGTGATCTTCCTGACCGCACGCACTGATGAAGAAAGTGTTGTGCAAGGCTTTGACCAGGGCGCCAATGACTATGTTCGCAAACCCTTCAGTCAGCGCGAACTGATTGCCCGCATCCGCAACCAGCTGGCTGACAACAAGGCAACACTGGAACTGGTTCGATTTGCCGGCCTGACCCTGATCAAAAATCAGCAGGTGCTTAAGAATGGCGAAGCTCTGATCAATCTGAACCGCCGGGAATTTGAAATCCTGACGACGTTCTTTGAACACCCGGAAACAATTGTGACCCGCGAACAGCTGATAGAACGCCTGGCTTCGGGCGAGGAAATATTTGATCGCACCGTAGATTCCCACATCAGCCATATCCGTTCCAAGCTGACCAAAAACGGTGTCACCATGGTGAAAATCAATTCCGTCTATGGCCAGGGCTATCGCCTGGAAAAAGCCGTTTAA
- a CDS encoding di-heme oxidoredictase family protein, with amino-acid sequence MKAWIVLTVLNLMAGAATAAPQIDMDYVHAEKSGGETTVFFKGQSIWAFRNPAANLSEEEIARHLTGDALFERNFSDDPNRFEYGLGPVHNNTSCNACHAKDGRGALPVVPFNKEWVPLRQNEAVFLRISIEDGVKKPKTKENKFGAPVPVPGFSDQLFHLGSLGVREDLPGTGQAQVWMKYEKSQFTYPDGDVVELRKPVFKVTGAYDEYFDSVSGEMKSRLYEKDVRMGARIGTPMIGLGLLEAIKESDILALAQRDLSAEGVSGKANWVFDIEKSMAGDPYPVSLGRFGLKNNTPSVLHQSLGALRGDIGVTNYAFPDESIAGTPLYEAYRSGREPHAGVEATDQVANDIVFYSQTLAVPARRGATEAEVIRGAGIFHQVSCTTCHQPSFTTGDHPIKAFANQKIYPYTDLLLHDMGEGLADGRQDFDADGREWKTRPLWGMGHTQTINPRAGFLHDGRARTLEEAILWHGGEAEYSKNKFARLPKADRSALIQFIKSL; translated from the coding sequence ATGAAGGCTTGGATTGTACTGACTGTTTTGAATTTGATGGCAGGGGCGGCGACAGCTGCTCCTCAAATTGACATGGACTATGTTCACGCGGAGAAATCCGGTGGCGAGACCACAGTGTTTTTCAAAGGCCAGTCCATCTGGGCCTTCCGCAACCCGGCTGCAAATTTGTCTGAAGAAGAGATCGCTCGTCACCTGACGGGCGACGCTCTTTTTGAGAGAAATTTCTCTGATGATCCGAATCGTTTTGAATATGGTTTGGGTCCGGTCCATAACAACACCAGCTGCAATGCCTGTCACGCCAAAGACGGCCGTGGGGCTTTGCCGGTGGTTCCTTTCAATAAAGAATGGGTGCCTTTGCGCCAGAATGAAGCGGTCTTCCTGCGTATCAGCATTGAAGACGGTGTGAAAAAGCCAAAGACAAAAGAAAACAAATTCGGCGCTCCAGTGCCGGTTCCGGGTTTCTCGGATCAATTGTTCCACCTGGGTTCGTTGGGGGTTCGTGAGGATCTTCCGGGGACAGGGCAGGCCCAGGTCTGGATGAAATATGAAAAGTCCCAGTTCACCTATCCTGATGGGGACGTGGTTGAATTGCGCAAGCCCGTGTTCAAAGTCACGGGTGCGTATGACGAATACTTCGACTCTGTGAGTGGCGAAATGAAAAGCCGTCTTTATGAAAAAGACGTTCGCATGGGCGCGCGTATCGGAACACCGATGATCGGTTTGGGTTTGCTTGAGGCGATCAAAGAATCCGACATTTTGGCATTGGCCCAGCGTGATCTTTCTGCGGAAGGTGTTTCCGGAAAAGCCAACTGGGTGTTTGATATCGAAAAAAGCATGGCGGGAGATCCGTACCCGGTTTCCCTGGGTCGTTTCGGTTTGAAGAACAACACTCCATCCGTATTGCACCAGTCTTTGGGGGCTTTGCGCGGTGATATCGGTGTGACGAACTATGCCTTCCCTGATGAAAGCATCGCGGGAACTCCGCTGTATGAAGCATACAGAAGCGGACGTGAACCTCACGCCGGTGTGGAAGCGACTGATCAGGTGGCCAACGACATCGTTTTCTATTCTCAGACACTGGCCGTGCCGGCGCGTCGCGGAGCGACCGAAGCCGAAGTGATTCGCGGTGCAGGGATCTTCCATCAGGTCAGCTGCACAACGTGCCACCAGCCAAGCTTCACCACTGGCGATCATCCGATCAAAGCTTTCGCGAATCAAAAAATCTATCCTTACACCGACCTGCTTTTGCACGACATGGGAGAAGGCCTGGCAGACGGTCGCCAGGATTTCGATGCTGACGGACGCGAATGGAAGACCCGTCCTTTGTGGGGGATGGGACACACTCAAACCATCAATCCTCGTGCGGGCTTTCTGCATGACGGTCGTGCGCGCACTCTGGAAGAGGCGATCTTGTGGCATGGTGGTGAGGCTGAGTATTCCAAAAACAAATTCGCACGACTTCCCAAAGCGGATCGTTCCGCTTTGATTCAGTTCATCAAGTCGTTGTAA
- a CDS encoding imelysin family protein has product MKALKMMLAAVAFAGATAQAATNKEIINHVSYNVILATYNDLATKTAELSAAVDALAASTNQENLDKAQAAWRAARIPWESSESFLFGPVDSLGIDPLLDTWPLNKLDLDSVMSSNRKITVDLVRALGTNLQGFHTLEYLLFGDGKVSNTKPAASLTAKQLEYLKASAQLLAEHTAELAHAWTTNYDPENPAAPGYVKVISTPGLNNEFYSSERAVMEEFVQGMMGIVDEVANGKMSDPMGADIGSANMALVESPFAWNSLKDFQHNIRSVYSIYTGHYKNNKGPGVKALVEKVDASLAARVEADILNCIALIEAIRPAGGGDFGQAIFTKDGRARTQAAIEALNALHATLESEVLPTLDM; this is encoded by the coding sequence ATGAAAGCTCTTAAAATGATGTTGGCAGCAGTGGCGTTCGCCGGTGCGACGGCCCAAGCTGCAACCAACAAAGAAATCATCAATCATGTTTCTTACAACGTGATTCTTGCGACTTACAACGACCTGGCGACTAAAACTGCGGAATTGTCTGCAGCAGTTGACGCTTTGGCAGCCAGCACCAATCAGGAAAACCTGGATAAAGCTCAGGCCGCTTGGCGCGCAGCTCGTATTCCTTGGGAAAGCTCTGAATCCTTCCTGTTCGGTCCGGTGGATTCTTTGGGTATCGATCCTTTGTTAGACACTTGGCCTTTGAATAAGTTGGATTTGGACTCTGTTATGTCCTCCAACCGCAAGATCACTGTGGATCTGGTGCGTGCACTGGGGACCAACCTGCAGGGTTTCCACACTTTGGAATATCTGCTGTTCGGTGACGGCAAAGTTTCCAACACAAAACCAGCAGCTTCTTTGACTGCAAAACAACTTGAGTACTTGAAAGCAAGTGCACAGCTTTTGGCTGAACACACGGCGGAACTGGCTCACGCCTGGACGACGAACTATGATCCGGAAAACCCGGCGGCTCCAGGTTACGTAAAAGTGATCAGCACTCCGGGCTTGAACAATGAATTCTACTCTTCTGAAAGAGCCGTCATGGAAGAATTCGTTCAAGGCATGATGGGTATCGTTGACGAAGTTGCCAACGGTAAAATGTCTGACCCAATGGGCGCGGACATCGGCTCTGCGAACATGGCGTTGGTTGAATCTCCATTTGCCTGGAATTCTTTGAAAGACTTCCAGCACAACATCCGTTCCGTTTACAGCATCTACACTGGCCACTACAAAAACAACAAAGGCCCGGGCGTAAAAGCCTTGGTTGAAAAAGTGGATGCGTCCTTGGCAGCTCGTGTTGAAGCTGACATCCTGAATTGCATCGCTTTGATCGAAGCGATCCGTCCAGCAGGTGGTGGTGACTTCGGTCAGGCGATCTTCACTAAAGACGGCCGTGCCCGCACTCAGGCGGCAATTGAAGCTCTGAACGCACTTCACGCAACACTGGAGTCTGAAGTTCTTCCGACTCTGGACATGTAA
- a CDS encoding L,D-transpeptidase family protein yields the protein MELVRLMGFLTVLSLALSANAQNSKDYLVVVDRIPVSELRWVMTQSGDHGVNAKSYWSDSMEQTFLVDPLNPTLRNQASVNYLRLLQNVSTGIVDPALVGVDVKLTKKKFPTALELETALAAAGQNPNVLLESMSPQSPQYLALRDSLRKLNNACVNNLWPALPKVKKTLKLGSKDAILIPLKTRMTQLGYPMTSLDNVFDDKVVAAVNDIQWNLRFKPDSKISPGGKTWKYLNVSCQDRMRQIRLDMEKLRWFPQHFEDRYIFINLAMSYFSLVDKSGGGFYSMSFRTINGRPERKSPTMKDKIVYIVINPFWVVPPTIFREDKVEEIKNLWPWEIREYFDTRHYQVWNKSFTQRFDPASIDWYNMDPNQDANIYIRQSPHRMNALGSLKFMMTNSYAIYLHDTNQRELFAEPHRLLSSGCVRVEKPVDLAEYLLKGTEWDRAAIERYMAKPGEVLDKDTKVQLKQQMPVYMVFLTSQLSSDGILRFAEDSYRQGTRLLRLGAW from the coding sequence ATGGAGCTGGTGCGTCTCATGGGTTTCTTGACTGTTCTGAGCCTTGCTTTGAGTGCGAACGCGCAGAATTCAAAGGACTACTTGGTCGTTGTGGACAGAATTCCGGTAAGTGAACTGCGCTGGGTGATGACACAGTCAGGGGATCATGGAGTCAATGCGAAGAGCTACTGGTCGGATTCAATGGAGCAAACTTTTTTGGTTGATCCACTCAATCCCACTCTGCGAAATCAGGCGAGCGTTAACTATCTGCGCCTGCTGCAGAATGTTTCCACTGGAATTGTCGATCCGGCCCTGGTGGGTGTGGATGTGAAACTGACCAAGAAAAAATTCCCGACAGCCCTGGAGCTCGAGACTGCGTTGGCTGCCGCCGGACAAAATCCCAATGTGCTGCTGGAATCAATGTCCCCGCAGTCTCCTCAATATCTGGCGTTGCGCGACAGTCTTCGCAAATTGAACAATGCCTGTGTAAACAACCTGTGGCCAGCCTTGCCCAAAGTCAAAAAGACTTTGAAGCTGGGGAGTAAAGACGCCATTTTGATTCCTTTAAAAACACGCATGACTCAACTGGGATATCCCATGACCAGTCTGGACAATGTCTTTGATGACAAAGTGGTGGCGGCGGTGAATGACATTCAGTGGAACCTGCGTTTTAAACCGGACAGCAAAATTTCCCCAGGCGGCAAAACTTGGAAGTACCTGAATGTGTCCTGTCAGGATCGTATGCGCCAGATCCGTCTGGATATGGAAAAGCTGCGCTGGTTCCCTCAGCACTTTGAAGACCGCTATATCTTTATCAATCTGGCGATGTCCTATTTTAGCCTGGTCGACAAGAGTGGAGGGGGCTTTTATTCAATGAGTTTCCGCACGATCAACGGTCGACCAGAAAGAAAGTCTCCGACGATGAAAGACAAGATCGTCTACATCGTGATCAATCCATTCTGGGTGGTGCCTCCGACGATCTTCCGCGAAGACAAGGTCGAAGAGATCAAGAATTTATGGCCTTGGGAGATCCGCGAATACTTTGATACCCGTCATTATCAGGTTTGGAACAAGTCCTTCACTCAAAGGTTCGATCCGGCCAGTATTGACTGGTACAACATGGATCCAAATCAGGATGCCAATATTTATATTCGTCAAAGCCCGCATCGCATGAATGCCCTGGGCTCATTGAAGTTTATGATGACCAATTCCTATGCGATCTATCTGCATGATACGAATCAGCGGGAATTGTTCGCCGAGCCTCATCGACTGCTTAGTTCCGGTTGTGTGCGGGTGGAAAAGCCCGTGGATCTTGCCGAATACCTGCTGAAGGGGACTGAATGGGACCGCGCTGCGATCGAGCGTTATATGGCAAAACCCGGGGAAGTGCTGGATAAAGACACCAAGGTTCAACTGAAACAGCAGATGCCGGTCTATATGGTGTTCCTGACGTCGCAGCTGAGTTCTGATGGAATTCTGCGCTTTGCCGAGGACTCTTACAGACAAGGCACCCGTTTGTTAAGACTGGGTGCCTGGTAG
- a CDS encoding NAD(P)H-dependent flavin oxidoreductase: protein MPEAHWKLTEVPVIQGPMAGGYTTAELVSAVSNSGGLGSIGAGYMSPDSLRLLIQKVKNLTTRPFAVNLFIPTSPAVDLLQVERMKKLLLPFYRELGMDSVPELSYDPDLFQKQFAVVLEEKVPAFSFTFGCLKPSEMAALKSLNVFVMGTATSLEEAEYLQKQGCDAVVAQGLEAGGHRGSFLDGKFPLLPAKNLVQEISERFQIPVIAAGGIVSKADMQTMLSAGAVAVQIGTAFLVCHESGASQEYRDLLLKGKPKDTELIKVFSGRWSRGLSNRFSREMKIHETDTPDYPIQHWLTTPLRKKAQESGRPEFQSLWSGQGLGSLRACSVAEYMATLSR from the coding sequence GTGCCTGAAGCCCACTGGAAGCTGACAGAGGTCCCCGTAATCCAAGGCCCCATGGCGGGAGGCTACACCACAGCCGAGCTGGTTTCTGCTGTCAGTAACAGCGGGGGGCTGGGCTCGATCGGTGCTGGATACATGTCACCGGATTCCTTGCGCTTGCTCATTCAAAAAGTAAAAAATTTGACCACAAGACCTTTTGCGGTGAATCTGTTCATTCCAACGTCCCCGGCGGTGGATCTGCTGCAGGTCGAAAGAATGAAGAAACTTCTGCTGCCATTCTATCGGGAACTGGGGATGGATTCCGTTCCTGAGCTTTCCTATGACCCTGATCTTTTCCAAAAACAATTTGCCGTTGTGCTGGAAGAAAAAGTCCCTGCTTTCAGTTTCACCTTCGGGTGCCTGAAGCCGTCAGAGATGGCGGCGCTGAAATCTCTGAACGTGTTTGTCATGGGGACTGCCACCAGTTTGGAAGAGGCAGAGTATTTGCAAAAGCAGGGTTGTGATGCGGTGGTGGCGCAGGGCCTGGAGGCCGGAGGTCATCGCGGGTCTTTTTTGGATGGAAAGTTTCCGCTGTTGCCTGCGAAAAATCTGGTTCAGGAGATATCGGAAAGGTTTCAGATCCCGGTGATCGCCGCTGGTGGAATTGTGAGCAAAGCAGACATGCAAACGATGCTTTCTGCCGGTGCGGTTGCGGTTCAAATCGGCACGGCTTTCCTGGTCTGTCACGAAAGCGGAGCTTCACAGGAATACCGGGACCTTTTGCTCAAAGGAAAACCCAAAGATACAGAACTAATTAAAGTCTTCAGTGGTCGCTGGTCTCGAGGATTGAGCAATCGGTTTTCCCGGGAAATGAAAATTCACGAAACTGATACTCCGGACTATCCAATTCAACACTGGCTGACGACTCCGTTGCGAAAAAAAGCGCAGGAAAGCGGTCGTCCTGAGTTTCAGTCACTGTGGTCAGGACAAGGTTTGGGCTCTCTGAGGGCGTGTTCTGTGGCTGAGTATATGGCCACATTAAGTCGGTAG
- a CDS encoding DUF1653 domain-containing protein, with translation MIKETAHDIVAGGIYQHYSGKQYRVIGVGRHSESLDEMVFYESLYNNSVGRLWCRPLPMWNEIVEVEGQKVPRFKFLFK, from the coding sequence ATGATTAAAGAAACAGCCCACGACATCGTTGCTGGCGGTATCTATCAGCATTATTCCGGCAAACAATACCGTGTGATCGGCGTCGGCCGGCACAGTGAAAGCCTGGATGAGATGGTGTTTTACGAATCCCTTTACAACAACTCGGTTGGCCGTCTGTGGTGCCGACCCTTGCCGATGTGGAATGAAATTGTTGAAGTTGAAGGGCAGAAAGTTCCGCGTTTCAAATTCCTGTTCAAGTAA